The genomic stretch TGTAGCCAGCAGAGCGAAGGATGGGCCTGAAGAACGAGCCCCGGAACAGCGGGCaagggtggaggaggaggccTCCGACCTCGGCTTCACGGCCACCCCGCCGCTGCCGAAGCCGTCTCTCTTACAACAGCCCCGTGGGGGCCACAGAAGGATGGTGAACTGAGACACCAAGTGGGCACACAGCAGCCGGAGCTTGTGCTCCTTCCGGAGACCGTGTGGGCCCCTCAAAGGCAGGGAGCAGTCCGATTAACCTCCGGATCCCATGGCTCTGCTCTGGATGACAGAGGTAGCAATAGCAAgggtaataataattattgttattattacgaGCCTAAGGCTGTTATTAACGTGCTGCTCGCTCCAGGGGGCGCTTGGGGCTCGTGATTTCAATGTCAGGTCACTGAATCCTTGGAACCTCCGGGTGAGGTGGGTTCTAAGCGTTTCTTCATCTGATGCGTGAGGAAATGGGAGTCATAAAGAGGAGAATTCACCTTCTGAGGTGTACGCGGCTAGTCAGGGCTGGTTTATACCCGGTCTGCCGGACTCTAAATCCCTAACTTCTTGGCTGCTCAGGAACTGTTTTCGGGGCAAACGCACAGCTGCCCTGGATGGTGCTCACGGGGCCCTTGTGGCCACTCAGGCGCCGCGGGGAGGCCTGGGCATCCGCCAGAGACACCCTCCACTCTGCCCACCGGCCCTCCCCCCCCGTACCGGGGCCTGGCCGGCAGGTACCTGCTGGCTGCTGCAGCTGGCCTTGCAAAGGTAGCAGAAGAACTGGAGGGTCTGCTTCGAGGGTGTGCTGGCGGAGGCAGGGGTGGCAGAGGTAGAGTCACCCGCGCGGGGCACGGGCGTGAGGGGGACTGTGCTGAAGGCCCGGCTGTCGCTGCTCTGCAGGATGGTGACCTTCAGGGAGCCCCCGGCACCCCACACCTGCACCGGGAACAGGGGCAGAGCTATCACCAGCTGGGCACCTACggtgggccaggccctgtgctaaacACCCACGAGCAGGGTCTTACTGGGCCCTCCTGACAGCCCGCTTCACAGATGGGGACACCGAGGCACTGAGCTGGCAGGTGACTGCCCAGGCTCACAGAGCTAGGGAGTACTacagccaggactcaaacccaagcCCACCCAACTGTGAagtccaccccaccccaccctcatgTGACAGACGGAGACATGGAGACACCAGGAAGGGAACGGGTTTGGCCACGATCACACCAGGAGGTAAAGCTGGGACCCAGACGGCATGCATAGGCCTGCCCTCTGTGTTCTCTCCACTAGAGCAGTGCTCCCCCGTCAGGGACCAAGGGCTCTATTCCAGGGATGAACAGGTTGGAAGGGACTTGTCACCAAAAGCACCTCTAGTTCTTCAGAGCAAAGGCATGTGAAGGCAGCACACCAGCACAGGAGCTTGACGACCCTCCATCAAACCCACGGCCCCGGCAGAGGGCGGCTGTCACCTATCACGGGTGGGGAAACACAAGGGGTCCTCCCGCCGCCGGGCCCCGCGGTAAGCACACAGCCACGGTAGCGTATCTACCCACCCCTAGCATCTCTCTTGCCCTTTTTTCACATTCTCCCACATCCAGACTGCTGGTCAACTCCTCCTGGCTCTCCACGCTGACCTGGGAGCCTCCTGGCTCTGGCGAGGCCTCCTTCAGGCCTGAAATGACAGAGGGGTCCATCTCCCACCCGGGCCCAAAGCGATCCGGGCCTGAGAGCCACCGTTTCTACCCACAGCCAGGACCTTGAAGCCTCTGGTGGAGACAACgccaggggaagggcaaagggtcCAGGCCGAACTGTCCCATCACGGGGCGACTGGGAACCAGTGCTCCCTTACCTGCTCCGGCGTCTCTCGGATCTGGTGGTGTCTCCGGCACCGTGGAACGAACCGGAACCGGTGCTTGCTCCGATGCTGGCATGGACACCTGCGGCCAGGTCTGAGGCTGCCCCTCAGTCCGGTCAGGGGGCTGCACGGGAGGCTGTCCTGGTGGCTGCTCTGGTGGCTGGACCTGAGGATATGTCTGCGTCTGTGCCAGCTGCTGCGGCTGCGCCTGCCCAGGGGGCTGGGGATGTGCCTGGGGCTGCACCTGTTTCTGTGGCTCTGCCTCCTTCTGCACCTGCTGCGGCTGCACCTGCTGCGGCACCAAGTGGTCTGCAGAGGTCTGCGTCTGTGCCTGTTTCTGCAGTTTGGGCCGTGCCTGGGTGTCCCCTGgaggcgggggcggcggcggcggcggctgcggctgcggctgcgtCTGAGGCTGCACTTGGGCCTGGATCTGCAGAACCCGCGGCTGGAATCGTGGCAGCACTCGGGCTTCCGGCGGCTCAGGCAGCAGCTCAGGCGTCTGGGTCTGCTTCGGTGCCGTGGTCCGGGCCCGAGGCTGGACTTTCGCCTGCAGCTGCCCGGCGGCCCCCTTCTCTGTGGGCAACTCCGAGCTAGGGAGGATTGAAAGAGATCTTCCGATGTCTCCCAGTTGGCCCCAGGGGCTCCTCAAAAAGGCCAAGACCCAAGTTCAGTCCTAGTTATAGCACGTGCGAGCCCGAGCCGGGCATTTGGCCGAGCCCCTCCGGCTCTCCACGCCCCAGTTGTACCTAAATAAATGGGCAGGATCActcacccctgcctcccaccatCTGCTATTATGTATCCAAGGCCCTGCAAAGCCGCCCATCCTCCGCCCACTCTGAGGTCCCAGATGCACATGTTCACCTCTCCGAACTGGCCACCAGGTGACTCAGGCCCAGTGAAGATACCGGAGATTCTCTGGCCTGGGGTCTTCCCAAGTAAGATGCAGAATTGGGTTTGACCTTCCTCCAAGCCAAAGGTCAAGGCCCTTTCCTTGTTCCAGCTCTCTATAAAGGGTCCTGGCCGTCAGCTACACCCACCCCCGGGCTTTGCAAGAATGAGAGTACAGGGCCCCTGGGCCCAGGGAAGGTTTTCAGCATCGGTTACCTCTTTGACCTCTTAGCCGGTGGCTCCGATGCCTCACAAGACTCGGGCTCAGGTGCTACAGTGTGTTTCTCTTTAGCGATGCCATCTGGGCAGGGTGGGGAATCTCGGTCTGGAACGGAGGGCAGATGAGTGACCGCCAATGCCGTGAGCAGCACAAACTAGGAGCTCCCCCCTCGAGCTGGGGCCTGGGCTCGCCCCACACCAAGATCCCCGCCTCCCAGGTCTGCCTCCATCACCGACCCTGCACCCGCCTGCCCCAACCTGTGTCCCACCCAGAGGGCTAGCAGCCTCCCTCCCTTACCTTCTGGTGTGTCTGTTCGGGACTCGACAACTTCCTCAGACCCCTCTGGGGGGTCTGACTTGTCTTCCACGGGCACCGTCTGAGAAGAAGAATCCTGCTTCCTTTCAGAAACTGTTTTTGACACCGGCCACCCACCCTCGTAAGCAACCCCCTGGCCCAAGAGCGGCTTCAACAGTCCCGCAGGGGATGAAGAGCTGCCCAGAGACGATCCTCAGCACCCCAGGAATCCTGTGTAGGCTACCTGGCTGTTAACCCAGATTTGGGGGATACAGAGCCCCCTCCCGGCGGGCCCATGGTGCTGCCTGACTTCCCAACCACCTTCTCCACAAAGCAGCCGGAAGGGTCCTTCTAACACGCAAACCTGATCATGTCTTTTGTCTCTTTCAGGCTGAAACCCTCCTGTGACTCCTCCGACTCTAGAGTATTCCTTCCTCACCCAAGCCGGCCCAATCTGCCCTCTGCCCCTAcgcccccacctccagccaaCTCCCCACTAGCCTCCTCGCCCTCTCTACGTCTACCCTGGCCTTCTCTCTGGTTCCCCAAGGTCCTAGGTCTCTCCCGGCCCCCAGGAATTCACCCAGAGCCTCAAAGGCACTTCTTGCGGGAAGCCCTCCTGACCCCAGAGTAGATAGACCCTTAACACAGGCCCAGAGGACCTTGGGCTTCCTTTTTGTGGCATTTGCCACAAGGTGAATTAACTGGTGGGAACATTATCTGCATTAACGTCTTACCACTGCTaacaccctcctccccaggcgAAGACCTCCAAGGAGGGTCAGGCCAGTCACACCATCTGTACCACTGGGGCTCCTACCAGACTTACAGATGTTTGCTAAATAAATGCACAGCTCCGGCTGGTCCTGGGCACTCATTACTCCCAGGAGCCTGCCCAcagcctctgtccctcctcctaaGCCCGAGGAACCAGCGCTGAGTGGAAACATGCATCCCATCGGGACTCCATGCCCTTCAGAACTCCCTGCCTCTCACCCTGCATGACACGGGCCCTACTGTCCTGTAAGGCTCTGGGTCTGTCTTGACAGCTGTGCAGCATGGGGCAGCCTCCACCattctccctgagcctcagctttcccatATGTAAAATGGGTGGTGGAGACACTGGACAAGACCATGTTAGGAGGGGCCCAATGGGCAGGTTGGAGGCCAGGACCGCTCTCTGGAGGGAAATGCCTCACTTCCAGATGTGGGCCGGCCTGAGAGCAGCCCAGAAAGGGCAGTGTCATCCCTGCCCCCTGGAATGCTCTCAGAAGGGTGCCCTATGTGAGGGGCTGCCGGGACACTCAGGGACACGACAGTCCCAGAGAAGCTACTCCCTCGACTCTTTCTGCTTCTGTCCAGGACTGACTCTGCTGATGTCAGGGTGAGCCTCCTTCTAATGCCTTGCACCCTCTTCAAGGCCCAAGGAGGTGGCGGTGCAGCTCCAGAACCTTCCAATGACAACACTGTAGAGTTTAGGGTCCTGTAATGTTGTTttaccctttcctttctttcacttctgTGTACAGCAATTCTTTTGGACTGTTTTTGAAATTTCAGGTAGTGACATAATGTTTCCTTGTTAAAGAAATGTAACCGAGGAGAAGCGAATTCATTTAAAGCTCAGCTACTGCAGTTAGTAACCCCTGGCCGCGGGTGCCTGGCTTTTGAGTTTTCCAAAGGTAGCAAGCCAAATGGAGATACATGCCAGAATTTGGAGACtcagtacaaaataaaaaggaatgcaaaATGCCTCATTCGCGTCTTAAAATATTGATTGGAGGTTGAAGTTGTCATGTTTTTTACGTATGAAGTTAACTCAAATCTGTTACCGAAATTCATCTCactggtttctttttactttgttaatgtgatggctaaagaaatttaaattccattcatgcctcatgttttatttctatagGGCGGCGCTGGTTTACCGAGAACTGTGACCGGACACCTAATACAAATACAGTGTTATGGGTCATTTGTATCTCCGTGTgtttacaaagagagaaatatcAGGTAAACAACAGGATTGCTGGCGTTTGGACGTGGCAAAAGTCCCATCAGAGAGTCACAAAGATCTGAAATTTGGGAAACACTAGACAAGTCCAACTCACTAACCCCTTCcccctttttacagatggggacaccGAGGACAAAAAGGGATGTGACCTGCCCAAAGGCCCAGTGTGTGCCAGAGTGGGTGGAGTTAGGCTGATACCAGGTATGACCTTCCCACGCCCATCCCCACCTGCTGCGCCCCAGCCATCACTCACCTTGCGAttgggggtggtggaggagggggtgcGGGCCTGTTTCTGGGGAGTCCGCCCTGAAAGGTTGATCTGGGAGGGGTTTATGGGGACCCCAACAGGAGGGGCCCCCAGCAAGGACTGCCGAGTGGCCTGGGGGAAGAACTGCTGTAGATTTGGGGTGGCCAGCTGGGGGACCGTGAGGCTGGGGCCCGTCAGGTTCGGGGTTGGCAGGTTGTAGCCACGGAGGTTACCTGCaggcaggaagaggggagaagaggttAACAACACGGTTGGACGGTAGAGGCCAGGGTCAGGCATCAGCCCCCCAAAGCATCAAGGAAACAGCACAGATCACTTGAAAGGGAACCCTTCCCGTACAAGGGCAGCCAGGGGAGGGAGATGAGAGCCAGAGGCCCACCCGCACCTTGGGCATTCATGGTGAGGGGGCCTTAGGGCTGGTTTCCTGCTCCAGCTGAGGAGGAGACAGGCACTGCCTTCTCCCTCTCCAGATAGGTATTATGATCTCTACTAATGACAAAACAGACGCAAAGCAGcgatgtaacttgcccaagatctctGCACATtctgcctttgcccctccccatgctgCCTAAACCCTTCTGTAGCTCCCTGCTGCTTTGAGAGAAGCCCATTTCCTCACCTTGCAGGGtctggccctgccctcctcccagaCCTCCTTtcttgccctcctccccacacatGTACCCACTACATTTCAGCCACAGGCTTCTGTGCATTACCTCAACAAGCCTGGTTTCTTCccgcctctgggcctttgcacatgccattcCTTCTGCCTGAGCTGTTCAGCGCCCACTACCTCCTGGTCATCCTTCAGGCCTCCCTTTAGGTGTTTATCCTCTGAGAGACCTTCCCACATTTTCCCTGTGTCCCCAGAGGCagacttccttccctcttctagAACCAGCTGCACAATTTCCTTGTCTGCTTCCCAATGCCCACCACCCAACCACACTGGGAACTCCTTAAGGGCAGGCACCTCATCTAACTCAGAGGCCCAGTGCTCAGGAAGTGTTTGAGCCATAA from Panthera uncia isolate 11264 chromosome D4, Puncia_PCG_1.0, whole genome shotgun sequence encodes the following:
- the CIZ1 gene encoding cip1-interacting zinc finger protein isoform X4: MFNQQQQLQQLQQQQLQQQQLLQLQQLLQQSPPQPPLPMAVSRGLPQQQPQQQLLNLQGASPASLLNGSVLQRALLLQQLQGLDQFAMPPATSDSVGLTMPTATLGNLRGYNLPTPNLTGPSLTVPQLATPNLQQFFPQATRQSLLGAPPVGVPINPSQINLSGRTPQKQARTPSSTTPNRKDSSSQTVPVEDKSDPPEGSEEVVESRTDTPEDRDSPPCPDGIAKEKHTVAPEPESCEASEPPAKRSKSSELPTEKGAAGQLQAKVQPRARTTAPKQTQTPELLPEPPEARVLPRFQPRVLQIQAQVQPQTQPQPQPPPPPPPPPGDTQARPKLQKQAQTQTSADHLVPQQVQPQQVQKEAEPQKQVQPQAHPQPPGQAQPQQLAQTQTYPQVQPPEQPPGQPPVQPPDRTEGQPQTWPQVSMPASEQAPVPVRSTVPETPPDPRDAGAGLKEASPEPGGSQVSVESQEELTSSLDVGECEKRAREMLGVWGAGGSLKVTILQSSDSRAFSTVPLTPVPRAGDSTSATPASASTPSKQTLQFFCYLCKASCSSQQEFQDHMAGAQHQQRLGEIQHMSQACLLSLLPVPRDVLEREDEEPPPRRWCNTCQVYYMGDLIQHRRTQDHKIAKQSLRPFCTVCNRYFKTPRKFVEHVKSQGHKDKAKELKMLEKEIAGQDEDHFITVDAVGCFEGDEEEEEEEEDEEEEIEVEEEFCKQVRSRDISIEEWKGSETYSPSTAYGVDFLVPVMGYICRICHKFYHSNSGAQLSHCKSLAHFENLQKYKKAKNPSPTSRPVSRRCAINARNALTALFTSGGRAPTQPSTQDTAKTPSKVTAQPPPPPLPRRSTRLKT
- the CIZ1 gene encoding cip1-interacting zinc finger protein isoform X3 — protein: MSTMFNQQQQLQQLQQQQLQQQQLLQLQQLLQQSPPQPPLPMAVSRGLPQQQPQQQLLNLQGASPASLLNGSVLQRALLLQQLQGLDQFAMPPATSDSVGLTMPTATLGNLRGYNLPTPNLTGPSLTVPQLATPNLQQFFPQATRQSLLGAPPVGVPINPSQINLSGRTPQKQARTPSSTTPNRKDSSSQTVPVEDKSDPPEGSEEVVESRTDTPEDRDSPPCPDGIAKEKHTVAPEPESCEASEPPAKRSKSSELPTEKGAAGQLQAKVQPRARTTAPKQTQTPELLPEPPEARVLPRFQPRVLQIQAQVQPQTQPQPQPPPPPPPPPGDTQARPKLQKQAQTQTSADHLVPQQVQPQQVQKEAEPQKQVQPQAHPQPPGQAQPQQLAQTQTYPQVQPPEQPPGQPPVQPPDRTEGQPQTWPQVSMPASEQAPVPVRSTVPETPPDPRDAGAGLKEASPEPGGSQVSVESQEELTSSLDVGECEKRAREMLGVWGAGGSLKVTILQSSDSRAFSTVPLTPVPRAGDSTSATPASASTPSKQTLQFFCYLCKASCSSQQEFQDHMAGAQHQQRLGEIQHMSQACLLSLLPVPRDVLEREDEEPPPRRWCNTCQVYYMGDLIQHRRTQDHKIAKQSLRPFCTVCNRYFKTPRKFVEHVKSQGHKDKAKELKMLEKEIAGQDEDHFITVDAVGCFEGDEEEEEEEEDEEEEIEVEEEFCKQVRSRDISIEEWKGSETYSPSTAYGVDFLVPVMGYICRICHKFYHSNSGAQLSHCKSLAHFENLQKYKKAKNPSPTSRPVSRRCAINARNALTALFTSGGRAPTQPSTQDTAKTPSKVTAQPPPPPLPRRSTRLKT
- the CIZ1 gene encoding cip1-interacting zinc finger protein isoform X5; this translates as MPPATSDSVGLTMPTATLGNLRGYNLPTPNLTGPSLTVPQLATPNLQQFFPQATRQSLLGAPPVGVPINPSQINLSGRTPQKQARTPSSTTPNRKDSSSQTVPVEDKSDPPEGSEEVVESRTDTPEDRDSPPCPDGIAKEKHTVAPEPESCEASEPPAKRSKSSELPTEKGAAGQLQAKVQPRARTTAPKQTQTPELLPEPPEARVLPRFQPRVLQIQAQVQPQTQPQPQPPPPPPPPPGDTQARPKLQKQAQTQTSADHLVPQQVQPQQVQKEAEPQKQVQPQAHPQPPGQAQPQQLAQTQTYPQVQPPEQPPGQPPVQPPDRTEGQPQTWPQVSMPASEQAPVPVRSTVPETPPDPRDAGAGLKEASPEPGGSQVSVESQEELTSSLDVGECEKRAREMLGVWGAGGSLKVTILQSSDSRAFSTVPLTPVPRAGDSTSATPASASTPSKQTLQFFCYLCKASCSSQQEFQDHMAGAQHQQRLGEIQHMSQACLLSLLPVPRDVLEREDEEPPPRRWCNTCQVYYMGDLIQHRRTQDHKIAKQSLRPFCTVCNRYFKTPRKFVEHVKSQGHKDKAKELKMLEKEIAGQDEDHFITVDAVGCFEGDEEEEEEEEDEEEEIEVEEEFCKQVRSRDISIEEWKGSETYSPSTAYGVDFLVPVMGYICRICHKFYHSNSGAQLSHCKSLAHFENLQKYKKAKNPSPTSRPVSRRCAINARNALTALFTSGGRAPTQPSTQDTAKTPSKVTAQPPPPPLPRRSTRLKT